The Lathyrus oleraceus cultivar Zhongwan6 chromosome 5, CAAS_Psat_ZW6_1.0, whole genome shotgun sequence genome includes the window agtccctggacttttaactttatagtaaccccgagtagtttatacaagaagtcagcaccatcttaatagcaaactgcgtgcagggccgatgaatataggtgaatgattccccaaaaaaaaaatatatatatacatatatatatatatattatatatatatatatatatatatatatatatatatatatatatatatatatatatattatatatattatatatatatatatatatgtatgtatgtatgtatgtatgtatgtatgtatgtatgtatatatatatatatatatatatatatatgtatgtatgtatgtatgtatgtatgtatgtatgtatgtatgtatgtatgtatgtatgtatgtatgtatgtatgtatgtatgtatgtatgtatgtatgtatgtatgtatgtatgtatgtatatatatatatatatatatatatatatatatatatatatatatatatatatatatatatatatatatatatatatatatatatatatatatatatatatatatatatatatatatatatatatatatatatatatatatatatatatatatatatatatatatatcaggaaatgcactaactaagttaggtgatcctttccagatcatttaatctaaaggttgcagatcatacaaaaacataatacgaaagatccattatgagttggttcagcaggtatctggtgctgaacttggtagggcggactacggttcgatcccccgcaatttgcaatggaccgagaaacgaagttatccgactaatgtaccagagcttcaagctaaaaaggggatcagaatcactaaccggtcactccactatgtgcgcgaaacgataaagggcttaatatgatttcgctagaatgaaaacgagtgaaataagagtaaaggaactaggatagtTATAATAGCATAACTCGAATTGGTTTGCATGAGGTAAGGTTACCGGATGCTGTAACGGTAGTTcttgatgtcaagattaaactcaagttatTTCTAAACaagatttacttgcaacctagtacgaattgatgtgtgttttgaaatttcatctggctagatttttaaacgatttctatactttattttgcttgaggacaagcaaaggtctaagtatgggggagtttgataacatgaaataatatcacatttctggactcgatttaattgaattatattattatttgtttcgatttatttcattttattcgatattacttggtatttttccttttatttgtctcaggtaatttatttgaagcataagtgaaaaaggaagaaaaggaggtgcaaaaaggaatgaagAGAAGCAAAATCCACAAAAGCCCAGCCCACAATCAAAAGCCAGGAGCGTTGcgcctgtgacgagcgccacacatggtgtgacgagcgtcacgccctgctgccttgtgttacgagcgtaacacatggtgtgacggacgtcacaccattctcctatatttttggcttcagaaacgcaacagaggcacgttgatGCCTATTCTTCCGCTTGACTCCGGAAACGTGAAGACCAATTACGCAAGGCACTTTTGAAAAAGGTTAAACACGTGGATTAGTATAAATAGGACCAATTATGGAACCCTAAAAAGTTCAGAATTTTTCCCAGTTTTTGGCATAGCTTTATTTTTATTACTTTCTATTTTTTTCAGCATTCTACCTTcattttgcaatttttattttcttttccagtcaatctttcagcacttaattaatttttcacacaatagtttctacaccagaaactattgtgtatcttttgttgggtctaaccttacgttagatcctagatttttattccttcaccttttattttcttgtccgattgaagaattcaagaacaaatccaaccggtctgtggtggagtgttcaagatttGTCATTAActattcaggttctttaattattgtttgaatttatatatgccctgcattattgtttatttatattgtttgcctgagatggatttatttaatcatgatgattgtttagatctgtttagcatgtccggctaatttgtttaggtatcggtatgtaaagtaagcggaatgaaggaatcaaaactaagttggtttaattacgtttaaaaataaattcactctttttatggtctcaatttacaggtttaataccaaggtttttgtacgagagtaaaagactaaagaagttaaaatcaatagaacgaaagtttgagtttttaactggacagtgtaaattgaacattaattctagatcagggcgaaagcaatttttagagttaatcaaattctaatcttttccaaaaagtatttttaaaagttaaatgtgaggacgagagttaagcatttcaatttaattatataatgtaagtcaacagagcgagagtttgagacgagggtgtttaaacgattagtattttcttaaaaagagtttctatagattctattattttcaaaaagtgattttggacttaactaataagtgacagctacgttaatttaaagtcatggtctattcaacagagcgagagtttgagagaagacttttaatcaatggtgtccactgaaaagatttattttaaaaccaagaaaccaacgaagacttgattccctaattacgacgaactacataccgatatccgcttaattgatatttaacctagatcttattttagttttaacttttcccccaaacaatcaaagtatcatccgccttagctttgcgaagtaaccttagaaaacggtatatcgattcataagtctctgtgggatcgatatcttttaaaactacgcgatagaactgtgcacttgcagttagtatcccaatcgactcataaagtcgcgatcaagtgtaccgtcacacttgaggacgtgtacatgttgttggatctccgtatagatggaaagACAGTGAATGAtcgagttaaccaagacaacaatatctACAATGAATTATTGagtgcccctttgttagacggCGAAACTGAGGGAAACACATCtggtcaagcaagggggcaaggtataaatttaaaatacctaaaacaatattatgccagtatagtattgtccgacgattcaaccgggtatgagaaaataataaaagttcggtgttatattatgattttatttggtaattttttgttTCCAGATAGTACAGGTGATTatgtaaatataatgtatttacctttattacgcaacattaatagggtaaacacttatagttggggttcagttgtgttggcccatctatatagtgcaatgtgtagaactgcaaaaacgaatacctgtacttttttttcatgtgcgtatttgcttcaagcttgggggtggtcaaaaatgtcgtcgctcgccccgataaatgagcgcccattcgtgttcccgtttgcaatcaagtaagtctaacactttaccattcaccatttagttaattatatttattattataattaacagtaaataatatttttcacttctttttttatcttaggtggtcagtaaggggaatgaactacaaccGGTGCCCGAAACACGCTATTGTggtctatcgaaatctattggaccacattggacatgacgatgtaataatcctacccaactatattttaatttaaaaatacttctcaaattattttccatttaatcgtttcgtattgttttacagtttgtttggaggccatatctgggtctggatcatgatgtgaattatgatgatgatgcagtttggacaacgaagacaccgattatccgattcactatggtggaaatgcaccagagtgaccgggtcaaactgcagttcggaatgctacaacagattccaaaATCTCCTACatgtttggggaattggcatcaaaaaaaggttgatgcacagtgggattattctgactggagagactttgcaaaagacatgtgtcgtcaatggaggaatcaacgacaacacatcttgaacgaaccagtcatccaaggtGTAAGACCtactcaacaatatatggcatggtttaggtcggtaacaactcagcaatttgtatctgagtcgtggtatttgatggatccaccccaacttgcttcgtcatcgtatgccccacaacaattcaccacctaacaccaatgtgaacccacccaaacccaacaaccaaccacataacatcaaccgaccacatacacacaacaaccaaacacccaacatcgcaactcgttcatgccaaccacccaacaaccaaccatccaacgtcgcaccccattcataccacccacccaaacacaaaaccaagaatcaaaccccgcaaccacaactGTCTACAACCCAGAtaattcatatgggtcacttcatcgtatCCCCACCCCAATGAACACtcaaccattgtttaactatagtacgccccaagaaccattgcttcgtttctaaaacgactcaatgacccaatttgggcaactatgccgtccccaattcacccaaccccaacaccctaactacgatgacatgggcaccgaactccattacggaagcgtcgTTGGTCAGAGCCCCTCCGaatattgggagcaaatgatgacacatctgtcaaataccgttggaacttccgccggaccttccaaccaaccatcgctcgatcaggtcagcacccaaagaccacaaacaccttAAGAAAATCGTGAGAGACATTgaagacaaactaacgcaccgggatgtggaaccgggggacgttataatcgggtcggtcattagtttattgtcagtccaatgtaaccaattattaaTCTTCAATGAATTTATTAGTTTTCATTACTATTTcttaattattaaataataaaaattaaatattaataaataaataaaaaaaatttaaaaaatttaaaaaatatataaaaaaaaataggAGGAGGTGTATGctcagatgaattggcgcattCACCAACCAAGTGCACCTAGGtgccactagcattggcgcctcctcatgaggcccaatgtaGGCTCACTAGCATTGAagcctcctcatgaggagcccaatgcatACACCAATAATATTGAATTATAAATTAATTTGGATATTTTTTTTGAATTACAgattatttttgatattttttttgaaaaaatggttattttaaaaaaaaatctagAAATAATAACCATAAGAAAAAATAGAGCAATAATTGATGTATTTTTGtctaaatttaaaattaaatacATAACTTTTGTTTACATTTAAAATGTACTACTAGTATTGTTGTTAATTAAAGCTTGTCATAATCATAATGAAATTGAGCACTTCCAGTATTTTTTTAAATGTCAACGTCACCGTGTCCGAAGTCATTTAATTTTCCCGCTGAATCCGCTTCCTACTCACAACCCCCAACTCCAACTCTCTCTCCCACTTCACATTAACACTTCTCTTTCTTAGactctcacacacacacacaaacactTCAATTTTCATAATAATCACCCAAAAATAAAACTCAACTACATTCTCCTTTCTCTCTCATGTCCACCACAGCTCCACCACCATCCACCACCGTAACTACCACCGCCGGCGTAGGTCTCGGCTACGGCATCGCAATTGCCGTAAGCATCCTCGTCCTCATCTCAACCATCATGCTCGCTTCCTACATTTGCGTCCGCTTAAAATCCCAAGGCCGCCGCAACTCCTTCCATCTCAACCGCGAAAATGTAACTATAAATCAAAATTATATCAACGGCTCGGGGTTTCAGCCCGAGCCGTTTATCTTGGGCTTAGAAAAGCCTGTGATTGATTCCTACCCGAAGATGATACTTGGAGAGAGTCTCCGACTGCCGAAGCGTAATGAAGGACCGTGTTCGATCTGTTTGAATGATTATCTTCCGAAAGAAACTATAAGGTGCGTTCCGGATTGTCAGCATTGTTTTCATGCGGAATGTGTTGATGAGTGGCTTCGGGTGAGTGCCACGTGTCCGCTGTGCCGGAACTCGCCTGCTCCGTCGCCAGTGGCTACGCCGTTGTCGGAGCTTGTTCCTCTGGCTTTTCATGCCAGGTGATTCGTcattttgtaatttttttaagCCAGTTGatattaatataattttatatttttcaCACAAGTTTTTGGGCAGTGTTTGACTGATTTAAAATTGATAATTTTTAAACTATAAAATGAGAAATAAATCTACCTTTTCTGAACAGTTTGAAATCAGGATTATTCCAATCAACACAAATAGATTTTGTTGTAGCTGAAGAACTGtttaataaaattattattattattattattattattattattattattattaaatatatATGAATTGATCTTGATAAAATATTTTGAGATTGAGAAAGTAAGACTTAACTCCTATGTGTTTGAAATTGAAATTGCACCTGAGGTTACTGTGATTATTCTATTTTAGTTGAACAAATATTTAGTTTAGTTTTCATTAGAAAATGTGGTTGTTCCATATTGAAATTAGAAATAAGTGAACATCGAATAAGCTGAAATGATTTGATTTGTACTTGTGAATGAGAGAGATTTCTTTAAGAAGTCCAATTCAACACTGAAATACGTAAATGAATGTTCTTTTTACTCTATGTTATGTTACCATGTGTTATAGATTGTCTTGCACGCTCTCAAATACTGTTCAGATGAAAGAATATTTAAAATGACGAGCATGTTAGATTTTATAGAATGTAGATGATTAGAGGGCTCGGTGTGATCTAGCACTTCGGATTGGGACCAACCGAATATATTCGACGGTGGACGATCCTCCAAGAATGAGAATGGGGTGCAGATTTCCCGATTGTAAGGGCTTTGAGTACTCAATGTTTTTGGCACCCACGTTCTTAGAATAGAGGAAGTTAAGTTGTACAGTGTGTTGGGTCCAGATTTTGTTAGGATCTACCGTTACTGCAATTGCAGACTGGTGGTATTGTGGATACTGTGTCACACATTCAATATTGCAGAGCCACATCAATGCGATCTGATAAACAGTATAAACTACTATAACAAGTTGCAACAATTGACCGTTAGAGTAAGTGTTTATAAAGttcattttttaataaatgtATTTCTATAAATTTGATTTTAGTTGAGGATTATTAATGATCGTAAAACTAGGTGAATCAACAATATTTTCCATGTTATAATAAAATTTAGTCTAAAATAGAAGTTTCATTTTAACACTTGTATGTACTTTTTAAAAAAGGTTTATAAATGAGGTTGACTTATCACATGGGCTATACTTCAGATTTTCTGCAATTGGTTGGAGAAATTATAATGCAACATTGTAGATATTTAATGCAGCCATTGTGACATTTTAATATAACATCacaaatatgaaaaataaaataaaataggctaattgaaatttttcatgaattaatAAAGTTTTGTGTAGAATACATAATAGAATTTTGGGCGAGTCAACGAAGATGCATCATGATTTTTTCGAGGATTGAATCAATATAAATATTAATTGgagttttaaaaaaaatgttgGTTGGAGTTCTTATTGGGCGATGGCTTGTCGCTCTCTTTTGTTCTGGCGTAATAAAGAGGAGCACATAGAGGACTCTGTTAAGCCCTATAATCCTAGCTTGTATGTGTCGTTTACGGTTGAAGGAATACTGTGAATCCTTGAATATGAATAATAGGGTAGTTGGGAGAACCAAGGAGGTTAGACCTATTAAATGGGTTCCACCTAGCTCAGGTATGGTGAAGCTTAATGTTGATGGTGCTTGCATTGAGGGTTGCTGGTTTGAGAGGTTTTGCCAAGAATGTGGGCATCTGTAGTAGTTACATGATCGAGTTATGGGGATTATTGGAATGATTGATGTTCGTTTTAGACCTGAGATTCAGGGGAGTAGAGGTTCATATAGATTCTTCTGAAATTGTTATGGATATCAATCAGGGGAGATCTAAAAGAAGTGAAAGTTTGAAGATGCTCAAGAAGATTGGGAGCTTGTTGAGTAGGTTTGATGAAGCCTTTGTGACGTTATTTACTGGTAAATTTGGTAAACAAAACAAGTTTATATTAATACTTAAGGGATCAAACACGAAAATCTCTCGAAACATATTTGTGTGAATTTAAACCTATGAGCATCATGTTATGATTGAAATCGAAACACATCGTGAAAATAACAATGAAATTTTGACAAGAATTGGAATGTAAAAGATTTTGAAATAAAGATAAACTAAAATCGAAATGCAAACTGAAGATAAAATGACAGGAATCGAAATGTAATTGATTGCAAAGAAAGGTTTGAATGTAAAAGTGTTTGAAATTTATAAATGTGGAACTTATACATACATTTTCTTCACTCATTTCTCAATTATGCAGATACTTTGAGCATGTAGAAATATGAGTACAATTGTGAACCCATATAACGTAAACATGAGTCCCCTTATATACTAATCTAAAAATAACTACCTACAAACGGTTGACTAAACAAATCTCAAGACGTTTAACTTCTATGCAGTTGTTATCTTCGACGAGCCTCCATGTGTCTTCGAGTAACCACTTGTTCTAATCCAATTCTCGCTCTTTCAATCAGGCCAAAGAACCAACTAGAACATTCGAAATATTCATTAAGTCCACAGGCTCTACCAATGCTCATCGACCTTCAGTGGCCTCAACCAAACTTGCCACATACATAACTTTCGACATGTTTAAATCACATTAACTCAGAACTTTGATTTAATACATCTGATTTTTAGCTTTCATCATGGCATACTTACTCTTACTTTCCATTTATAGTTAGGTCGAAAAATCCAAGGTAACAAATTACCCCCCCAAAATGCCATTTTTTAATTTGAATCAGAAAAAAGATACGTGGTGTTTTTTATCGTATTTTTTGACACTGCTTCCTCTTCGTCACTGACGTCATTGTCATCATTACCCATTTTACAATGCATTGTCATTTTCAATGAGATCTATTTCAGAATTTCATCATCACTCCTATTTTCTAGGGGGTCATGGATGTGCAGTCTGCTTTAACTGCCCCACTCACATCAATGCTTCACTTTGTAACACGCAAAATCGGTTTAACATCTCTAAGGGGATGCCATGTGTCCAACTTTAGGCATGCAACGAAAAGGCTATAAATACTCAGCTTTAActtctttctcttcttcttcatttCAACTATTCTCATAACTTTCTTATGTAGAGAGAAAAACTTTTCACTTTCTTCAAAAATGCTTCCACTTTCAGCAATGGCATCCACTAAGACATCATCTTCCAAGTTTGACACAAGAAAGAATCTGATGGCCTTTACAATCCCACCAGATGAGGATGAACAAGGAAGAGATTTCATCTCTGAAcctccattttcaaaataaaaaatctCCAACTGGGCCAAACATGTACTCATCCCATTTTCTTTGTCCAACAAACTTTTTGCCTTCTTGGGGCCCTATTCGACTACCAAGTCACAGCTGGGAAAGTTAAGAAAACTTTCCTAGGTTTCCTGGTCACCATGCCTTCAGCGTTCGAAGAATTTTCCCTCGATTTATCCTTTATGGAAAAACCTACGCGTGTGTTTCGATCTGCCCCACCAGCTCCCAATAAGGAATACATTGCCTGGCTCGACAAAGTCCAACCCCAGAGGAAAAAACAATGGGAAGACCTAGGCATTTATGACATGGTAAATATATCTATAACTGACCCTAGGTATAACCCAACCATGTTATTAGCGTCAATCTTCTTCTAGGAAGGTTTGACCAACACTTTCGAGTTTCCTTGTGGCATGTTAACAGCAACCTTGTTTGATGTAGCAGCCATCACATGATTAAACCCCTTAGGTGACACCTTTATTCAAACCTTAGAAACCACTAGAGAATTCACCATCGAATGATTCAGTTTCAAAAACTTCATCCTCGACAATCATGACAAAGAAAACGTTCAAGTCTCCGATCTGTAGCACATATCCTTCTTGACCCTTTGGCTTTCTTATTACGTTTTCTGCTCTAGCTCCTTATAAGTGGCTAAGAAATTTGtacctgtaagaccctaatttgaccataagatccctcatgttatctcatcatttgcattggctttgggatcacacattagcatcttccttacccctcattcattaggtttgcattggaagagatcaccaagcacattttattgtatcatactttgtttttcattatctactaaccaaaataccaaaaatatgtctatgtatagctttggttcttttgtaggtagtgtgtgcatccaccaatgcctcatcaagctcacaactagggtttaagatcctcaatacaaggagatcaatcaagatatggttcacattggttctagacatcatatatggtCCCTCGTgatctttatttatcattttgatcaagaattcaagaagagtttgaagcttgcttgccttagaagccctaattcatctgggtatcttgtgtgacttcctcatcaagtttcttcaacatttgataaAATACATCAATGTATACTTCATTGTatatcatattatgcatatatgatcctccatgagtctaaaagatcaagagaacttcaagtttgcaagatggttcatggtggttgaccagagaaagtcaactggtcaaaactgaggttccctaggccctatctcctacaatttttgtcatatgaaaatgattccaagagaaaagttactacTTATGACATCcaaaacaactttcatattgagTTCAAGAGCaagtttttcttggaaagtcattttgtatggtgaaagattataggtcattttgtatgtgccctagttaggaggttaacttccaaggaccataacttgctcaatttttatgatatgaaggacATACAAGTTttatgatcaaattcaagatgtcttatccaacttttattctttgataaacgtcaaattcaacttgcaagggcatgttccaagagaaaacattataggtcattttgggtcattaccattgaacaaacaattttcctcaacttctaaaatgcataactccttcatgacaaatccaaatgagttaaaatttgtgaccaaatttaagagttttgaaatatatacaacttttatgaatgaactttttccatttgaaacatatagcaaaagttattcaaggtggaagaagtggacatttgacttggtagaaaattttcaattatgtttgattttccaaacttccacctcaaaattaatcatgatccaagcttcaaatttaaaagtgttaaacatgaaagttgtgttagactatggcacggatctagaagggggggttgaatagatcccagttaaaatttgagtcggcgctaccaattaaaaattggttttgaaaatttgttttaaatgcggaagcggccgaggaaaatatagtctaaaacgaactgttattggaaaaccggatatgcgtcaagcctatggattagtgataatgtggaataagaatcactacactagtcacacaaTCAATGATctgtttcacttactaggattcctagttccaatgattcaaataccaaatcaaccagatacacacttaagataattttggtttaggcaaattatcaaacacttggtgtgcaaaaacactccaagtgatatttgtgttgagtaagtgattccaattaatctAGTACACTGTCCTATTGTACTTTGaattcaaaaacagagttttaacctcttactcaattaatatcaatgtttgataaaagtgcttatactaaaatcacttaatttttaagctgaaaatcaattatgcagaaaattagagaagacaaggatttgatgaggcagttcccccgtcgtcctcgcttcggggtacgtctgcccttaattctaaaactagaattgagatgatttaatagatatcacctgttgaatttaatcgtttatacaaggattgcaaagcaaatatacaaccGAACTCGCAAGccgttgaatgttgcttccactccttattccttgattcaagatgaatcaagcccttcgattgttgttgatagacctctgattccagcccctttgttgaataaccctcagttcttcaaaccctcggcccggctgatctcaactacaacaattcgaacccgaaatcttcccttcaatttcactgaatccgctactagattgacaaagacttcctcttctcaatcaccttcgctcagctgaaacTTGATGAAGAAtttcgtccaaaaacccccaaacacaaaccagtcttggaggacaaaaccccaacggttttattcaagaaaaaacctgtcgcaagcttcaacccgaaccgaATTCCCAAATCacggcttcgaaccttatcacctttaatcaATCATAcagcacttcaaaaatggttgtgtgtagttgatgtgttgtgagatgttgaagatgaagatgatgaatcttggacacctatttcactttttcttatttctttgaacacttgaaatcaatttgacaaatgttagttgatacaagtaattaaacttctatttatagtaaccaacttaccaacaaaaaataacagcttttcaaacagtggaaaatattcagaaaactgagtttgcgcatgagcggtcgaccataggtcggcgtgcgctgacccgtgggaaaatgaaagtttcatgtgccgaccctatggtcgactcaagtcttccatgcgctgacccatggccaactgcactatgccatgcgccgaccgGTGGTCGACTCAAACCACCATGCGCTGACCAGTCACCAACTGGTctatgttatgcgctgacccgtggctcatgcgctgacccttgcggtcgactcaaaacctgcaaatctgcaaaaattcgtatttttgtggttttcatgcattttgtcatgatcacattttatccacatatgttgtatgaaatatagcagttttagatgagcatagaaaaggatatgttgcatttgttttgtagaagtggaatcgacaatgtcgattcatccatggtggtcatttgtcatcattgaaacctatgattgtatgttgtatgacaatttgcctttacatactccccctttttgatgatgacaacttGTGTAAAGCCAATGAGACAAAcacatgcaatatttacacacattatgcacactccccctttcttttgtaatctaaggctatctgcaaAGCCGACTGTTAACTGTTGTGAATATTTTGGCAATATTTTGGCTGCTTGTAcctcttctccccctttgacaacatcaaaaagagaaaaggaacGATAATCAACATAACAAAAAGTTCAACAGAAAATAACAATATCAGATAACAATATCACACCAAATATCATTATTGAACGATAATCATTAATTAAAAGAGGATAAACATTAAAATTGATTTTGCACAAACAAGCATAACAGACAAATGAATACAGTCAAACAACAAACAATTTCAGATGCATATGCAGTCCTATGTCCTAATGGTGTCGTCCTTGATGGTAACAGATATTCGGGTTTCTGTAGGGGTCAGCCAGAGACGGTATTTGTTCAGCAATGCCGCCTAGATACTTGATACCCCCGTCGACCGACCGTTCCTGGCGTTCAAACGTTTCCGAAAAAGCTGCATATCGTTCATTCAAGCTCGTAGAGAGGTTGTCGagcctctcattttgtgcttgaaTTTGGCTGCTAATATaagcatagcgctcatcctgagtttgcacgaaggattgttgagccagctgcatatttcgcatcatatccaacagttcAGAAGAGTTTGCGTGTTGTGGAGGAGACGGAGGAGATGCTCCATCACCATAGTGATACGGCTGGTAGAATTGGCGCTGTgttgaccagcccgtatgttgccattcaccccagccaccctgGTTGGAGgcatcttcttcagttgaatgtGAATGCTGAACCCAAGCGGAGTCTGTGTAGTCGTGAGCGTGAACTTGTGGAG containing:
- the LOC127082919 gene encoding putative RING-H2 finger protein ATL69 — protein: MSTTAPPPSTTVTTTAGVGLGYGIAIAVSILVLISTIMLASYICVRLKSQGRRNSFHLNRENVTINQNYINGSGFQPEPFILGLEKPVIDSYPKMILGESLRLPKRNEGPCSICLNDYLPKETIRCVPDCQHCFHAECVDEWLRVSATCPLCRNSPAPSPVATPLSELVPLAFHAR